One genomic window of Gracilinema caldarium DSM 7334 includes the following:
- a CDS encoding AAA family ATPase: MEGFTYWDYRYTELLLQCWNTQEHGDDLYDLIHNQCDLLKVLIPNISAEEKDSVNRDKAVNEIKEYVSMHMQRTNPKLTELADRFNLQAHHIKIVEFLYIYGSMNAFTAYFEKQSAACQLVILTTWVHISKNELVAELRLHSPMGKLGLLEFERFALFDLRHINIRVGLNKYVHNYLEDINNRPLSSFLLHVLEPPYFALETFDLPEATILSAKAALKRHGPAFLLFYGEPGTGKSELSKALSLSCNLIPYSLMTDDVDGSRPLSNLYLSAKLLDSKKEVLIIDEADTLLNSEDVLSAQGTPSTFKAIVNQFLDNATIKIIFITNQTNRIPASVLRRMHIIIGFKPASIQYRKQMWETNNNVTNLFSSTDIDKLAKDFKANPSRIRQVYEICSLLKEDCESQERILEVAKDMLSRSQEMLMKDNQKINNKIEEIDVGLLHLSIDPYVLLDRIKKWYDTFSRTQQGLNILFYGLPGTGKSALAIHIATELQLQPIIKRASDLFSPYVGVTEDRIRDAFKEAENNVLILDEADSFILNREKNERSWERSQTNEFLNQMDDFKGLFIATTNFIKALDGASFRRFPYKVEFYPPTPDQRLTLARRYFSHITFDTEACFRIHNLEGLVPGDFSSVAKRLAFVDSPTPQEIISELELELKSRSHLQHTIGFKV, encoded by the coding sequence ATGGAGGGCTTTACCTACTGGGATTATCGTTATACTGAGCTTTTACTGCAATGCTGGAATACACAGGAACATGGTGATGATTTGTATGATCTTATTCACAATCAGTGTGATTTATTAAAAGTGCTCATTCCAAATATATCGGCGGAGGAAAAAGACAGTGTAAACCGGGATAAGGCAGTTAACGAAATCAAAGAATATGTATCGATGCATATGCAACGGACAAACCCTAAGCTGACAGAGCTGGCAGACCGTTTTAATTTACAGGCTCATCACATCAAAATAGTAGAGTTCCTGTACATTTATGGTAGTATGAATGCTTTTACTGCATATTTTGAAAAACAATCTGCGGCCTGCCAATTGGTTATACTTACTACTTGGGTCCACATATCGAAAAATGAGCTTGTAGCAGAACTTAGACTGCATAGTCCTATGGGAAAGTTAGGTTTATTGGAATTTGAAAGGTTTGCATTATTTGATTTAAGGCACATAAATATCAGAGTTGGCTTAAATAAATATGTGCATAATTACCTGGAAGATATAAACAATCGGCCCCTTTCATCATTTTTATTGCATGTTCTAGAGCCGCCCTATTTTGCCTTAGAAACCTTTGATCTGCCTGAGGCAACCATACTTTCTGCTAAAGCGGCGTTAAAGCGCCATGGTCCTGCTTTTTTACTTTTTTATGGTGAGCCAGGGACTGGAAAATCAGAGTTGAGCAAAGCCCTCTCTCTTTCGTGTAATCTAATCCCCTATAGTTTGATGACCGACGATGTGGATGGTAGCCGTCCTCTTTCAAATCTCTATCTTTCAGCAAAATTATTGGACTCAAAAAAAGAGGTTCTCATTATTGATGAAGCGGATACTCTTTTAAACAGCGAAGACGTGCTTTCTGCCCAGGGTACACCTTCGACGTTCAAAGCGATTGTTAATCAATTTTTAGATAATGCAACAATAAAAATAATATTCATCACTAATCAAACTAACAGAATTCCAGCTTCAGTCCTGCGCCGAATGCACATTATCATTGGTTTTAAACCCGCAAGTATTCAATATAGAAAACAAATGTGGGAAACAAACAATAATGTTACGAACCTCTTTTCTTCTACGGATATAGATAAACTTGCCAAGGATTTTAAGGCAAACCCATCTCGGATACGTCAGGTCTATGAAATTTGTTCCCTACTCAAGGAAGACTGCGAAAGCCAGGAACGGATTCTAGAGGTGGCCAAGGATATGCTCAGCCGCAGTCAGGAAATGCTTATGAAAGACAATCAGAAGATAAATAATAAAATTGAAGAAATTGATGTGGGGCTTTTACATCTTTCAATAGATCCCTATGTCCTTTTAGATCGGATTAAAAAATGGTATGATACATTTTCTCGAACCCAGCAAGGATTAAATATCCTTTTTTATGGATTACCCGGTACGGGAAAATCAGCCTTGGCTATTCATATTGCCACTGAGTTACAACTTCAGCCTATCATTAAAAGGGCAAGCGATCTTTTTAGTCCTTATGTTGGTGTTACGGAAGATCGGATCCGTGATGCCTTTAAGGAAGCTGAAAACAATGTCCTGATTTTAGATGAAGCCGATTCTTTTATCCTTAACCGCGAAAAAAATGAAAGGAGTTGGGAACGCAGTCAGACCAATGAATTTCTTAATCAGATGGATGATTTTAAGGGCCTGTTTATTGCCACAACTAACTTTATTAAGGCCCTGGATGGTGCAAGCTTCCGCCGTTTCCCCTATAAGGTTGAATTCTACCCGCCAACTCCAGATCAGCGTCTTACTTTGGCCCGCCGCTATTTTTCCCATATAACCTTTGATACAGAAGCTTGTTTTCGTATCCACAACTTGGAAGGCCTGGTCCCTGGCGACTTTTCAAGCGTTGCAAAAAGGCTTGCGTTCGTAGATAGTCCGACACCCCAAGAAATAATCAGCGAACTGGAACTAGAACTCAAAAGCCGCAGTCATCTACAGCATACTATTGGTTTTAAAGTATAG
- a CDS encoding DUF262 domain-containing protein gives MKYEPLSIEEILSNNYYIIPRYQRNYAWEKTEIAQLIRDINEYSQNGESKNYYLGSLVCFKREDGVFELVDGQQRFTTLVLINLVLKNWNYENKDNDILFVVKTSNLKFDSRKRVQNYIDRLYNTDKNDFINVLCDFNDQDISIVAIKDAIEIIQEELRSIENVTDFSDTFYNKVYLFHVDIPKDTDLNHYFEIMNNRGEQLEKHEIVKALLMGKLATDDEMDHQKFAMIWEACSDMSNYVNVKMEDADNETNDHVSYTLKEIIEHNNDKDTINKEKYTQDKYKSIINFSNFLLQVLKLRYEQVALDDKKLLQQFKEIDPEPKIFINDLLKYRKMFDTYVIKQDITNADETKQNWGIRKLDNADSNTIIKTFEDDEEIVKIELMLYYSDSSNTYNDWLHKIMKWLSKNENPTAEKYRQELWEIAKSKFNRVCLSYPNITIYNLYFIDFLLWKLYKEKKEGAPDTIINKIENIKNKFNNFKFRQLTSREHLLSQEHARRNDPENISLYNGIGNLCLISASQNSKGNKENPIDKKKLFQDDNSSLKRLIMFESFENNTWGKEQIRKHQEEIKKLVDIYLSQNTPISSHP, from the coding sequence ATGAAATATGAGCCCTTAAGCATAGAAGAAATATTATCAAATAATTATTATATAATCCCACGATATCAACGCAATTACGCTTGGGAGAAGACTGAAATAGCTCAGTTAATTAGGGATATCAATGAATATTCGCAAAATGGAGAAAGTAAAAATTATTATCTAGGTTCTCTAGTTTGTTTTAAACGTGAAGATGGTGTTTTTGAGTTGGTTGATGGCCAGCAAAGGTTTACAACGCTTGTATTGATAAATCTAGTCTTAAAAAATTGGAATTATGAGAATAAAGATAATGATATACTATTTGTTGTTAAAACATCGAACCTTAAGTTCGATTCTCGAAAAAGGGTTCAAAACTATATAGATCGTTTGTACAATACTGATAAAAACGATTTTATAAATGTATTATGTGATTTTAATGACCAAGATATAAGTATAGTTGCGATCAAAGATGCGATAGAAATTATCCAAGAAGAATTAAGATCTATAGAAAATGTTACAGATTTTTCAGATACATTTTATAATAAAGTTTATTTATTCCATGTAGATATACCAAAAGATACAGATTTAAATCATTATTTTGAAATAATGAACAATCGAGGTGAACAGCTAGAGAAACACGAAATTGTAAAAGCACTTTTGATGGGAAAGCTCGCTACTGATGATGAAATGGATCACCAAAAATTTGCTATGATATGGGAAGCTTGTTCAGATATGTCCAATTATGTAAATGTAAAAATGGAAGATGCAGATAATGAAACGAATGATCACGTCTCTTATACATTAAAGGAAATTATTGAACATAATAATGATAAAGATACTATTAATAAAGAAAAATATACTCAAGATAAATACAAGTCTATAATAAATTTCTCTAATTTTTTACTACAAGTGTTAAAGTTAAGGTATGAACAAGTAGCACTTGATGATAAAAAACTTTTACAACAATTTAAAGAAATCGATCCAGAACCTAAAATATTTATTAATGATTTACTGAAATATCGAAAGATGTTTGATACCTATGTAATCAAACAAGATATAACAAATGCAGATGAAACAAAACAAAATTGGGGTATTAGAAAATTAGATAATGCCGATTCTAATACGATAATCAAAACCTTTGAAGATGATGAAGAGATAGTTAAAATAGAACTGATGTTGTATTATTCTGATTCTAGTAACACGTATAATGATTGGTTACATAAAATAATGAAATGGCTTAGCAAAAACGAGAATCCTACCGCAGAAAAGTATAGACAAGAATTGTGGGAAATAGCAAAAAGTAAGTTTAATAGAGTTTGTTTAAGCTACCCTAATATAACTATATATAATCTCTATTTTATAGATTTTTTACTTTGGAAACTTTATAAGGAAAAGAAAGAAGGCGCTCCAGATACTATTATAAATAAAATAGAAAACATAAAAAATAAATTTAATAATTTTAAATTCAGGCAATTAACTTCTAGAGAGCATCTTTTATCGCAAGAACATGCCCGACGAAATGATCCTGAGAATATTTCTCTTTATAATGGAATAGGAAATTTATGTTTAATTTCCGCATCTCAAAATTCGAAAGGTAATAAGGAAAACCCAATCGATAAGAAAAAATTATTCCAGGATGATAATTCAAGTTTGAAGCGCCTCATAATGTTTGAAAGTTTTGAAAACAATACATGGGGTAAAGAGCAAATTAGAAAACATCAAGAAGAAATAAAAAAGTTAGTTGATATTTATTTATCACAAAATACGCCTATTTCTTCTCATCCATAG
- a CDS encoding helix-turn-helix transcriptional regulator has protein sequence MYKQLSEILTAARLISRTSGATIKELENHLHLSRRSVYRLLDTLEELGYPLYDEFHGKERVIFLNEHRDNLRWWIPYPQVELNSEDIILLEYLFKEAAKTSAVANEIRRLKEKLGPLLAEGGYTLAGDLHQSGILPAPSLSKKFDASKHQLLKTILQGIQERAVCIVSYQAISSATVKTFRIHPLILMEKYGGLYLFVFVPYYGNIRILAVERIKNFELTEEEFAMPAHFTPEPWLTDPFGIILNKTFTARIWFSPEQAPYIQELNWPEGSNLETQNDGSLILTVQTAADYELKRWVLSFGSSACLLEPEHLRREIQKELQDMENLYQ, from the coding sequence ATGTATAAACAATTATCAGAGATACTTACGGCGGCCCGATTAATATCCCGTACCAGCGGCGCAACGATTAAGGAGCTCGAAAACCACCTGCATCTATCCCGCCGTTCTGTATATCGGCTTCTGGATACTTTGGAAGAACTTGGGTATCCCTTGTATGATGAATTTCATGGCAAAGAACGGGTCATTTTTCTTAATGAACACCGGGACAACCTGCGCTGGTGGATTCCCTATCCTCAGGTAGAGCTTAACTCAGAAGATATCATACTCTTAGAGTATTTATTTAAAGAAGCCGCAAAGACCTCAGCGGTGGCCAACGAGATAAGACGGCTCAAAGAAAAATTGGGGCCCCTGCTGGCAGAAGGCGGCTACACCCTTGCTGGCGACCTTCATCAATCTGGAATTCTTCCTGCGCCTTCCCTTTCCAAAAAGTTTGATGCATCTAAACACCAGCTTCTTAAAACCATACTCCAGGGCATACAAGAGCGCGCAGTCTGCATTGTTTCCTATCAAGCCATATCGAGCGCAACGGTAAAAACCTTTCGTATTCATCCCCTTATATTGATGGAAAAATATGGCGGTTTGTACCTTTTCGTGTTTGTTCCCTACTATGGAAACATTCGTATATTAGCCGTCGAACGCATTAAAAACTTTGAGCTTACCGAAGAAGAATTTGCTATGCCAGCCCACTTTACTCCCGAGCCATGGCTAACAGACCCCTTTGGCATTATACTCAACAAAACCTTTACAGCCCGTATTTGGTTTTCTCCGGAACAAGCCCCCTATATTCAAGAACTGAATTGGCCCGAAGGGTCCAATCTGGAAACCCAAAATGATGGGTCCCTGATCCTTACCGTACAAACAGCCGCTGATTATGAACTAAAACGCTGGGTTCTCAGTTTCGGTTCATCAGCCTGTTTGCTCGAACCTGAGCATTTACGAAGGGAAATACAAAAGGAACTTCAGGATATGGAAAATCTGTATCAATAA
- a CDS encoding ABC transporter ATP-binding protein: MISLQDCIVVFNANTPDERRALNSIRLMIGQGDFVTVIGSNGAGKSTLLNLIAGSVRPSSGSIVIDGIDRTGEPEYLRARSIGRVFQDPLAGTAAEMTVEDNLAVAARKGRKPLTIAMTRARKVEFRDRLAELGIGLENRMKENVSRLSGGQRQALTLLMAVIARPSILLLDEHTAALDPANAEKVLELTQRFAQEYELSVIMVTHDMARAITIGNRLVMMDKGEIIMDVSGTEKSSLTVDALVHRFREIRKQEFAGDRALLVE, encoded by the coding sequence ATGATCAGTCTGCAGGATTGTATCGTCGTTTTTAATGCCAATACCCCCGATGAACGAAGGGCTTTAAATTCCATTAGATTGATGATCGGACAGGGGGATTTTGTCACCGTCATTGGTTCCAATGGAGCCGGCAAGAGCACCCTGCTGAACCTTATCGCCGGATCGGTTCGCCCCAGCTCAGGCTCCATAGTGATCGATGGGATCGATCGGACCGGCGAACCGGAGTACCTTCGCGCCCGATCGATCGGCCGGGTGTTTCAGGACCCCCTGGCGGGGACCGCCGCAGAAATGACCGTGGAAGACAACCTGGCTGTGGCGGCCCGGAAGGGACGGAAACCCCTTACCATTGCGATGACCCGGGCGCGAAAGGTAGAGTTTCGGGACCGGCTTGCCGAATTGGGTATCGGTTTGGAAAACCGTATGAAAGAAAATGTGAGCCGTCTTTCTGGAGGTCAGCGGCAAGCCCTTACCCTCCTTATGGCGGTCATTGCCCGGCCAAGCATCCTCCTTCTGGATGAGCATACCGCCGCCCTGGACCCTGCCAATGCGGAAAAGGTTTTGGAACTTACTCAACGCTTTGCCCAGGAATATGAGCTTTCGGTCATCATGGTTACCCACGACATGGCTCGGGCTATCACTATTGGAAACCGGCTCGTCATGATGGATAAGGGTGAAATCATCATGGATGTCTCAGGCACAGAAAAATCGAGCCTTACCGTAGATGCCCTGGTACATCGTTTCCGCGAAATTCGCAAACAGGAATTTGCTGGCGACCGGGCGTTGTTGGTGGAATAG
- a CDS encoding ABC transporter permease, with amino-acid sequence MISAILVEGLIYGILAMGVFITFRVLDFPDLTVEGSFPLGAAVAASCLTAGIPFPVAALIAITAGALAGTMTSLIHTGLKVPPLLAGIVVMTGLYSINLRVMGGRSNIQLISNRPLIQFSATWFPALPPEVASALFFLLLAIIIMVLLDLFFHTEFGLTMGALGDNVKVVIASGSNPTTFKAAGVALANALVAFAGALASQHHGFADVNLGAGVVALGLASVMIGELVLRTNRIGLQLFRVVLGAIIFKAILFGARFYGYIAGITPNDLRLLTALMIVLSLVLGQWKSALQDQRAQQASLQRKAEEVL; translated from the coding sequence ATGATTTCAGCGATACTGGTAGAAGGCTTAATTTACGGCATCCTGGCCATGGGGGTGTTTATCACCTTCCGGGTCCTCGATTTCCCTGACCTCACCGTGGAGGGGAGTTTTCCCCTGGGTGCTGCGGTCGCGGCTAGCTGTCTTACAGCGGGCATCCCCTTCCCGGTGGCAGCCCTCATTGCGATAACCGCAGGCGCCCTGGCGGGAACAATGACATCCCTCATCCACACGGGACTTAAGGTGCCGCCCCTTCTGGCCGGTATCGTCGTTATGACGGGCCTGTATTCCATCAACCTGCGTGTTATGGGCGGCCGATCCAACATCCAGCTCATCAGCAACCGCCCCCTCATACAGTTTAGCGCCACCTGGTTTCCCGCCTTGCCCCCTGAAGTGGCAAGTGCACTCTTTTTCTTGCTACTAGCCATCATCATCATGGTGCTGCTGGACCTCTTTTTTCACACCGAGTTCGGCCTTACGATGGGCGCCTTAGGGGACAATGTAAAAGTGGTCATTGCTTCCGGTTCGAACCCGACGACCTTTAAAGCCGCCGGGGTCGCCCTGGCAAACGCCCTCGTTGCCTTCGCCGGCGCCCTGGCAAGTCAGCACCACGGTTTTGCCGATGTAAACCTTGGGGCAGGCGTCGTTGCCCTGGGACTTGCCTCGGTAATGATCGGCGAACTGGTCCTCAGAACCAACCGGATCGGGCTTCAGCTGTTCCGGGTAGTGCTGGGGGCCATCATCTTTAAGGCGATTCTCTTTGGGGCCCGGTTTTATGGGTATATCGCGGGGATTACCCCCAACGACCTCAGGCTTCTCACCGCCCTGATGATTGTCCTTTCCCTTGTTCTCGGTCAGTGGAAAAGCGCTCTGCAGGACCAGCGGGCTCAGCAGGCAAGCCTGCAACGGAAGGCGGAGGAAGTACTATGA